A single Paenibacillus sp. FSL R5-0517 DNA region contains:
- a CDS encoding histidine kinase encodes MLTRMNVFTKITLLFVMLLILVLFLYTYSNRESVRVIEHEIQNNTMNHLSTFADSVESNIYQLSLYGMSIGQDSSIQEYQRPDYKDVPYERVKVGSAILEKMNLYNAASKWHSTITLYFPRMKKVISTDYYAYIPYRDNEFTEPLSQSWTYADHQFIWYTTDPTTAMAKPGKARLITKISFPDYHLTALLNQNKLNNKGDPFMFHPDYGLISNSSGKDTLKAILPSLKEADLKTSGGFSTTLNKTEYYVSYIQSKSLGWYYVDYVPMQQILKPITSSRNLFYASIAVLIVMSVVVLYTLYRSVQLPLLQLVKGTNRLSTGDFSVRLHHTARNEFSLLFARFNIMAQRIQELIENVYEEKLRSREATLKQLQSQINPHFLYNCLFYIKNMARMKNEKAVVAMALNLGEYYRYITRSEKDQATLREELTMVKNYLEIQSLRLERMHFTIDVPHAILDKTVPRLTLQPIIENAIIHGLEPRSENGEIKIYADCENDVYTITVEDSGLGMSDEQLEQLRNNLTKPLDENMGCGTWNVHQRLSFLYGDGSGLAYDHSESGGIKVNIVWHDNTNK; translated from the coding sequence TTGCTCACACGCATGAATGTCTTTACCAAAATTACATTGTTGTTTGTGATGCTGCTTATTTTGGTATTGTTTCTCTACACGTACTCGAACCGGGAAAGCGTAAGAGTTATCGAACATGAGATTCAGAACAACACGATGAATCATCTTTCGACGTTTGCGGATTCAGTAGAATCCAATATATACCAATTGTCATTATATGGAATGTCTATTGGACAAGATTCCAGTATTCAGGAATATCAACGTCCCGACTACAAGGACGTACCTTATGAACGTGTAAAAGTCGGAAGCGCCATTCTGGAGAAGATGAATCTGTATAACGCAGCGAGTAAATGGCACTCGACGATTACGCTGTACTTCCCCCGGATGAAGAAAGTGATATCAACGGATTATTATGCCTATATTCCCTATAGGGATAACGAATTCACGGAGCCGCTGTCCCAGTCGTGGACCTATGCCGATCATCAGTTTATCTGGTATACGACCGATCCAACGACAGCGATGGCGAAACCCGGCAAAGCTCGGTTAATTACCAAAATCAGTTTTCCGGATTACCATTTAACCGCACTGCTGAATCAAAACAAGTTAAACAATAAGGGTGATCCGTTTATGTTCCACCCGGATTATGGTTTAATCAGTAATAGCTCCGGAAAGGATACCTTGAAGGCCATCCTGCCCTCTCTGAAAGAAGCAGATCTGAAGACCAGTGGTGGATTCAGCACAACATTGAACAAGACGGAATATTACGTCTCTTACATTCAATCCAAAAGCCTCGGATGGTACTATGTTGACTATGTTCCCATGCAGCAAATATTAAAACCGATTACGAGCAGCCGGAATCTCTTTTACGCTTCAATTGCGGTTCTGATCGTGATGAGTGTTGTTGTGCTGTATACACTCTATCGCAGTGTGCAACTTCCACTTCTACAGTTAGTCAAAGGAACGAATCGTTTATCCACCGGGGATTTTTCCGTTCGGTTGCATCATACGGCGAGGAATGAATTTAGTCTTTTATTTGCACGTTTCAACATCATGGCACAACGAATTCAAGAGTTAATCGAGAATGTATACGAGGAAAAATTGAGAAGTCGCGAAGCCACGCTTAAACAGCTTCAATCGCAGATTAATCCGCATTTTCTCTATAACTGTCTCTTCTATATCAAGAACATGGCCCGAATGAAAAATGAGAAAGCTGTGGTAGCCATGGCACTTAATCTGGGAGAGTATTACCGATACATAACCAGGTCTGAAAAGGATCAAGCCACGCTTCGGGAAGAGTTGACGATGGTCAAAAATTATTTGGAAATTCAGTCACTGCGATTGGAACGAATGCATTTTACAATCGACGTCCCCCATGCTATTTTGGATAAAACAGTTCCCAGACTGACCCTTCAGCCTATTATTGAGAATGCTATTATTCATGGTTTGGAACCCAGATCCGAGAATGGTGAGATCAAAATTTATGCCGATTGCGAGAATGATGTGTACACGATTACAGTGGAGGATAGCGGGCTTGGCATGTCTGATGAACAGCTTGAACAATTAAGGAATAATCTTACCAAACCGCTGGATGAGAACATGGGATGTGGCACATGGAATGTCCACCAACGCTTGTCTTTTCTCTATGGTGATGGATCAGGACTGGCCTATGATCATTCTGAATCAGGTGGGATCAAAGTTAACATCGTATGGCACGACAATACTAACAAGTAG
- a CDS encoding response regulator produces the protein MLQLLLVDDERSVVETLAETIPWESCGIGTVHEALSGSVALEIMENHDIDIVITDIRMPEMSGIALITAIHEKWPHVQTILLSGHADFEYAKQAIAQESFDYLLKPVSDEDLIETVQRLVHRIKEKWETAASHQRALHAFQDHLPLLQSTMLHELLTGKVYDPKTLADKLDLLELPYSIGEDLGMLVIRMEKHLSEMAHGDLALMEYAICNIISEVMHNHFHIWHTRDVHDYIVVLVSMKHSTTMSYSRNETPQTLLEQYAAQIQTNVKLYLKGAISISVSNWGKFPHEIGEIYERAVMSMRKRMGQVQGLFVTASDETDANPLHTIRSLYQPPTLISLLEAGRFEDVEQKIEHIFEELLHSNEHHDIAESTFEVYFAIAGAFAYIIHKNGKQISSLIPADSYRYFQAPSYSTAQQLQDWSIRTLHYIRDDAEQELRDNHSTIVRSVKSFVDLHLAGDVSLPAIADHVHLHPVYLSKVYKAETGEALTAYVYRLRMEKAAYHLRTSTAKVFEIAELVGYNNTAYFIRVFKKFYDLTPQEYRENLPV, from the coding sequence ATGCTGCAATTATTACTAGTGGACGATGAACGATCAGTCGTGGAAACGCTGGCCGAGACCATTCCGTGGGAAAGCTGCGGGATTGGCACAGTACATGAAGCCTTATCCGGTTCGGTAGCGTTGGAAATCATGGAAAACCACGACATTGACATTGTCATTACAGATATACGAATGCCCGAAATGTCAGGTATAGCGCTTATTACAGCGATTCATGAAAAATGGCCCCATGTACAGACGATTCTGTTATCAGGTCATGCTGATTTTGAATATGCAAAACAGGCTATTGCCCAGGAAAGCTTTGATTACTTGCTAAAACCGGTTAGCGATGAAGATCTTATTGAAACGGTCCAACGCCTCGTTCATCGAATTAAAGAAAAGTGGGAAACGGCAGCCTCCCATCAACGAGCTTTACACGCCTTTCAGGATCACCTGCCCTTGCTTCAATCCACAATGCTGCATGAATTGCTGACTGGAAAAGTCTATGATCCGAAGACACTGGCAGACAAGCTTGATCTGCTGGAGCTTCCCTACTCCATAGGTGAAGACCTGGGTATGCTGGTTATTCGCATGGAGAAACATCTATCTGAAATGGCACACGGTGACCTGGCCCTAATGGAATATGCGATATGTAATATCATTAGTGAAGTGATGCATAATCATTTTCATATCTGGCACACACGAGACGTTCACGATTACATTGTTGTTCTGGTTAGCATGAAGCACTCCACAACGATGAGCTATAGCAGGAACGAGACACCTCAGACCCTGCTTGAGCAGTATGCTGCCCAGATTCAAACGAATGTTAAGTTATACTTGAAGGGTGCGATCTCGATTTCTGTCTCTAACTGGGGCAAGTTCCCTCACGAAATAGGAGAAATTTATGAGCGGGCCGTTATGTCCATGCGTAAACGGATGGGGCAAGTTCAAGGATTGTTTGTCACTGCTTCCGATGAAACAGACGCTAACCCTCTACATACGATCAGGTCACTTTATCAGCCGCCAACGTTAATCAGCCTATTGGAAGCTGGGCGGTTTGAGGATGTGGAACAGAAAATCGAGCATATTTTTGAAGAACTGCTGCATTCCAATGAACATCATGATATAGCGGAGTCGACCTTTGAGGTGTATTTTGCTATTGCGGGTGCGTTTGCGTACATCATTCATAAAAATGGCAAACAAATCTCTTCGTTGATTCCAGCAGACTCCTATCGCTATTTTCAAGCTCCCAGTTACTCCACTGCTCAGCAATTACAGGACTGGTCCATACGCACACTTCATTACATAAGAGATGATGCTGAACAAGAGCTTAGAGACAATCACAGCACCATTGTACGCAGCGTCAAAAGTTTCGTTGACCTTCATCTGGCTGGAGATGTATCTCTGCCTGCCATTGCTGACCATGTGCATCTTCATCCGGTATACCTGTCCAAGGTATACAAAGCGGAGACCGGTGAAGCACTTACAGCATACGTATACCGATTAAGAATGGAGAAAGCAGCCTATCATTTGCGAACATCTACCGCCAAAGTGTTTGAGATCGCAGAACTTGTCGGGTACAACAATACCGCATATTTCATTCGGGTTTTCAAGAAATTTTATGATCTTACACCACAGGAATATCGGGAAAATCTGCCGGTTTAA
- a CDS encoding glycoside hydrolase family 16 protein: protein MKRKSWYTLVVTGIVSLFFSVSAFAGYVFWEPLTYFNASTWQKADGYSNGNMFNCTWRANNVNFTSDGKLKLGLTSSAQNKFDCGEYRSTNTYGYGLYEVSMKPAKNTGVVSSFFTYTGPSHGTQWDEIDIEFLGKDTTKVQFNYYTNGVGNHEQIINLGFDASQGFHTYAFDWQPGHIKWYVDGVLKHTATSNIPKTPGKIMMNLWNGTGVDSWLGPYNGANPLYAEYDWVKYTSN, encoded by the coding sequence ATGAAAAGGAAGTCTTGGTATACGTTGGTGGTGACAGGTATTGTTTCTTTGTTTTTTTCGGTAAGCGCTTTCGCGGGTTATGTGTTCTGGGAACCACTAACCTATTTTAACGCAAGTACGTGGCAAAAGGCGGATGGGTATTCCAATGGGAACATGTTCAACTGTACGTGGAGGGCCAACAATGTTAATTTCACAAGTGACGGGAAGCTTAAGCTTGGTTTGACCAGTTCTGCACAAAACAAATTTGATTGCGGAGAGTACCGATCCACGAATACGTATGGGTACGGCTTGTATGAAGTCAGTATGAAACCTGCGAAGAACACAGGTGTGGTTTCCTCATTTTTCACATACACAGGTCCCTCACATGGCACCCAATGGGATGAAATTGACATCGAATTTTTAGGGAAGGACACCACCAAAGTGCAGTTTAATTATTATACCAATGGGGTTGGCAATCATGAGCAGATTATCAATCTGGGTTTTGATGCATCCCAAGGTTTCCATACGTATGCATTCGATTGGCAGCCGGGACATATCAAATGGTATGTTGATGGTGTCCTGAAGCATACGGCAACCAGTAATATTCCAAAAACACCGGGTAAAATTATGATGAATCTCTGGAATGGAACGGGTGTAGATAGCTGGCTCGGTCCTTACAACGGTGCCAATCCGCTGTATGCAGAGTACGATTGGGTTAAGTATACAAGTAATTAA
- a CDS encoding extracellular solute-binding protein encodes MDTSKKRRVGSLVMIGVLALSAALSGCSSGNDKQTETSAPATTLELKDGKYDPPVSITYLRPWGPDVKFKPGEDQDNNVHTKWAKEKLGIELKNQWISPSTNNAFETKLRLSLASNAEMPDIISYRGEFNLVRELIESGKFVDAGELFDQYASDTWKAAVNEDPSVWYPYMQDGKRIGIPILDYAYNGDPVMWIREDWMKKFNLEAPKTIDDLEVIMETFTNQDPDGNGKQDTYGLTIGFKNWLNTWMSEAGWVFGAYGTMPNQWNLTADGKLEYGSVTPGAKQALAKLQSWMSKGYIPEEAGVYDETKAAEEFTAGKAGIVVGPHWMPSWPLEDVKKNNPDAEYKAYPIPSGPDGQAGRHGTSNGNGVVLINKDMKNPEAFFTYQNYLFDHYANPKEGDEFEHGFAEGYDWVMVDGKPSTDASLTGGYAPEKYTLTFDGARIPNLSMTTLAKLASGEEPTTPFEKKIKSGVPTPMLDAAKIVLDQKDIVFNQMFTGAPSMTMQMNNDILTKMEKDTFSQIVYGKTSVDAFDSFVEKWKSSGGDQITKEVNEWYESVKSGK; translated from the coding sequence TTGGACACAAGTAAAAAGAGACGCGTAGGCAGCTTGGTCATGATCGGTGTATTGGCCCTATCCGCAGCCTTGAGCGGATGCAGCAGCGGAAACGACAAACAGACAGAAACGAGCGCACCGGCGACAACGTTGGAGCTCAAAGATGGGAAGTATGATCCACCCGTATCTATTACGTATTTACGGCCATGGGGACCAGATGTGAAGTTCAAGCCCGGTGAGGATCAGGATAACAACGTGCATACCAAATGGGCTAAAGAGAAGCTCGGGATTGAGCTGAAAAATCAGTGGATCTCACCATCCACCAACAATGCATTCGAGACCAAGCTGCGTCTATCACTTGCTTCCAATGCGGAAATGCCGGATATCATTTCGTATCGTGGCGAATTCAATCTGGTACGTGAATTGATTGAGTCCGGAAAATTTGTCGATGCGGGCGAGTTATTTGACCAATATGCAAGCGATACATGGAAAGCAGCCGTAAACGAAGATCCTTCTGTATGGTATCCATACATGCAAGATGGAAAAAGAATCGGTATTCCCATTCTGGACTATGCCTATAACGGCGATCCCGTCATGTGGATCCGTGAAGACTGGATGAAGAAATTCAATCTGGAAGCACCTAAAACGATAGATGATCTTGAAGTTATTATGGAAACGTTTACGAATCAAGATCCGGATGGTAATGGGAAACAGGATACCTACGGACTGACCATTGGTTTCAAGAACTGGCTGAACACATGGATGTCAGAAGCTGGATGGGTATTCGGCGCTTATGGTACCATGCCGAACCAATGGAATCTGACGGCAGACGGCAAACTTGAATACGGTTCGGTTACACCGGGTGCGAAGCAGGCTTTGGCCAAGTTACAAAGCTGGATGAGCAAAGGTTATATCCCGGAAGAAGCCGGCGTGTATGACGAGACGAAAGCTGCTGAAGAATTTACTGCTGGAAAAGCAGGTATTGTGGTAGGTCCTCACTGGATGCCATCCTGGCCGCTGGAGGATGTGAAGAAGAATAATCCTGATGCTGAATACAAGGCGTATCCGATTCCTTCCGGTCCGGATGGTCAGGCAGGAAGACATGGTACGTCGAACGGAAACGGCGTAGTTCTGATTAACAAAGACATGAAGAATCCGGAAGCCTTTTTCACCTATCAGAACTATCTCTTTGATCACTATGCGAATCCTAAAGAGGGCGATGAGTTCGAACATGGATTTGCAGAAGGATACGATTGGGTTATGGTCGATGGTAAACCATCAACTGATGCAAGTCTGACGGGCGGTTATGCTCCCGAGAAGTACACTTTAACGTTTGACGGAGCGCGAATTCCGAATCTGAGCATGACAACTCTGGCGAAGCTGGCAAGCGGTGAAGAACCAACTACGCCTTTCGAGAAAAAGATCAAATCAGGTGTACCTACACCTATGCTTGATGCAGCCAAGATTGTATTGGATCAAAAGGACATCGTGTTCAATCAAATGTTTACCGGTGCACCTTCCATGACGATGCAGATGAACAATGATATTTTGACGAAGATGGAGAAAGATACCTTCTCCCAAATTGTATATGGCAAAACCTCCGTGGATGCATTCGACTCCTTTGTTGAGAAGTGGAAATCTTCAGGCGGAGACCAGATTACAAAAGAAGTAAACGAGTGGTATGAGTCCGTGAAAAGCGGAAAATAG
- the pdxS gene encoding pyridoxal 5'-phosphate synthase lyase subunit PdxS, with amino-acid sequence MMQTGTDRVKRGMAEMQKGGVIMDVMNAEQAKIAEAAGATAVMALERVPSDIRAAGGVARMADPTIVEEVMKVVSIPVMAKARIGHYIEAKVLESLGVDYLDESEVLTPADEVFHIDKHEFTVPFVCGAKDLGEALRRIGEGASMIRTKGEPGTGNIVEAVRHMRLINSQLRKVQNMSKDELYAEAKNLGVAYELLREIHENGKLPVVNFAAGGVATPADAALMMHLGADGVFVGSGIFKSDNPEKFARAIVEATTHYTDYKLIAEVSKNLGAPMKGIEISKLAPEERMSNRGW; translated from the coding sequence ATTATGCAAACAGGTACAGATCGTGTAAAAAGAGGAATGGCTGAGATGCAAAAAGGTGGCGTCATCATGGACGTTATGAACGCAGAGCAAGCTAAAATCGCTGAGGCGGCAGGGGCAACAGCAGTTATGGCTCTTGAGCGGGTGCCTTCTGATATTCGCGCAGCCGGCGGTGTAGCCCGCATGGCAGATCCAACGATCGTTGAAGAAGTTATGAAAGTTGTGTCTATTCCAGTTATGGCCAAAGCACGTATCGGTCATTACATAGAAGCCAAAGTGCTTGAATCACTGGGTGTGGACTATCTCGATGAAAGTGAAGTTCTTACTCCTGCAGACGAAGTGTTCCATATTGATAAACATGAGTTCACTGTACCATTTGTATGTGGAGCCAAAGATTTGGGAGAGGCTCTTCGCCGTATTGGCGAGGGAGCATCCATGATTCGTACAAAAGGCGAGCCAGGAACGGGCAACATTGTAGAGGCAGTTCGTCATATGCGCCTAATTAACAGCCAGCTTCGAAAAGTGCAAAACATGTCCAAGGACGAGCTGTATGCTGAAGCCAAAAACCTGGGTGTAGCTTATGAGTTACTCCGCGAAATTCATGAAAATGGCAAACTTCCTGTCGTAAACTTTGCAGCAGGTGGTGTAGCTACTCCGGCGGATGCAGCACTAATGATGCACCTTGGAGCAGATGGTGTGTTTGTAGGATCAGGTATTTTCAAATCAGATAACCCTGAGAAATTCGCTCGTGCCATCGTTGAAGCTACAACACATTACACGGATTACAAACTGATTGCCGAAGTATCCAAAAACTTGGGCGCCCCTATGAAAGGGATCGAAATTTCTAAGTTGGCTCCAGAAGAGCGCATGTCCAACCGCGGTTGGTAA
- a CDS encoding stalk domain-containing protein: MKYLKKVVVVAFVMSVLLPLGAQKSEAAKKYVNLEIQWADGRINHVETLHKDGITYGSLFSLGIKAGLPWGMEDDNTAVLKNSQKHIVVHLGSKIAEVDGQKVDMGSEPVWYISNLYVPISFLATAMDGEVTHQDTKTNKVIVTGLSNYTDTFYGSNMGYIYMIRAAKGDLEITNAETGQKSLIPLGIKDMNVNTHDLKINFKRSPQNLLIVLIEHTNRKTEDYDLYTLVFKNKGLVRKSIAHGVTGQHEILNEDSTIQLIDDNSIRIIEDGSGKVLEVLPR; this comes from the coding sequence ATGAAGTATTTGAAAAAAGTAGTTGTCGTTGCATTCGTGATGTCCGTCTTATTACCACTGGGGGCTCAAAAATCTGAAGCAGCAAAAAAATATGTTAATTTGGAAATTCAGTGGGCGGACGGCCGTATTAACCATGTTGAGACGTTACACAAGGATGGAATCACTTACGGAAGCTTGTTCTCACTTGGTATTAAGGCAGGTCTGCCGTGGGGGATGGAAGATGATAATACGGCCGTACTGAAGAACAGTCAGAAGCATATTGTAGTGCACTTGGGAAGTAAAATTGCCGAAGTGGATGGTCAAAAAGTAGATATGGGCAGTGAACCTGTATGGTATATTAGTAACCTTTATGTACCCATTAGTTTTCTTGCAACTGCTATGGACGGGGAAGTGACTCATCAAGATACGAAGACGAACAAGGTAATCGTGACTGGGCTGAGCAATTATACCGATACTTTTTATGGCAGCAACATGGGATACATCTATATGATTCGTGCTGCAAAAGGTGATCTTGAGATTACGAATGCAGAAACTGGACAAAAGAGTTTGATTCCATTAGGTATAAAGGATATGAATGTAAATACCCATGATCTCAAGATCAATTTCAAGCGGAGTCCTCAAAATCTACTTATTGTCCTCATAGAACATACCAACCGAAAAACGGAAGACTACGATCTTTACACGTTGGTATTCAAAAACAAAGGTCTGGTTCGCAAATCCATTGCTCACGGGGTAACGGGGCAGCATGAGATTTTAAATGAAGATAGTACCATTCAACTCATCGATGACAACAGTATACGTATTATCGAAGATGGAAGTGGTAAAGTACTTGAAGTGCTTCCTCGTTGA
- a CDS encoding PLP-dependent aminotransferase family protein, giving the protein MQFHVAYSSYLNRKYTKMKALYHAIRDAIHEGNLIYGEKLPSTRELAATYHISRGTVNQVYDTLTAQGYILSEHGRGTFVAYQLDLNNDASTEKACTHHLSAWGNRIQQLGQQTIQRDAHTNSFSMESDEVIDFSKYQPDFSKFPYDEWNNRLYAEIRHREHHLETTSAMVSSTGEPRLREAIAAYLRRMRGIQIDPDHIAVTAGSMQAIALLTQLLADPGDYVVTESPCYVGISQAIWAAGAKLIEANLDGQGVVPQDWAARMLFVTPSRQFPTGEMLSLERRQTLLDWAHRHDAMIVEDDYDSEFRYRGMHVEPLKTLDKAGRVIYLGSFTKTLPLEVRLGYVVLPPTLADTFRKAQALYEPRPVNLIEQRALAAFMTSGQYERHLRRMNRLYSRKFHLLLKLLNQQLSTWFDWVENEAGLHVFGWWRGNVTTYEAFRASARLQGVVYSEVNSSTSDGTKYGIYLSFAHLSDEQLQEGVSRLKNAVNTPL; this is encoded by the coding sequence ATGCAATTTCACGTAGCTTACAGTTCATATTTAAACCGAAAATATACCAAGATGAAGGCTCTTTATCATGCGATTCGTGATGCTATTCATGAAGGCAATCTAATATATGGTGAGAAGTTACCCTCGACCAGAGAGTTGGCTGCGACGTATCACATTTCCCGGGGAACCGTGAATCAAGTGTATGATACGTTGACTGCGCAAGGTTACATTCTTTCTGAGCATGGAAGAGGAACCTTTGTCGCGTATCAGTTGGATTTGAACAATGATGCGTCCACCGAGAAAGCGTGTACCCATCACTTATCAGCCTGGGGGAATCGTATTCAGCAGTTGGGACAACAGACGATTCAAAGAGATGCACATACCAATAGTTTCAGTATGGAGAGCGACGAAGTGATCGACTTTAGCAAATACCAACCTGATTTCTCCAAGTTTCCTTACGATGAATGGAATAATCGATTGTATGCAGAGATAAGGCATCGTGAGCATCACCTGGAAACAACCTCTGCTATGGTGAGTTCAACAGGTGAGCCTAGATTGAGAGAAGCCATTGCTGCCTATCTTCGGAGAATGCGGGGAATTCAAATCGATCCGGATCATATCGCCGTGACTGCAGGTTCCATGCAAGCCATAGCTCTACTCACTCAGTTACTTGCAGATCCAGGGGATTATGTAGTAACAGAGAGTCCTTGTTATGTCGGGATATCTCAAGCTATTTGGGCTGCGGGTGCAAAGTTGATAGAAGCCAATCTTGATGGCCAGGGAGTTGTACCTCAAGACTGGGCAGCTCGCATGTTGTTTGTCACGCCGTCACGACAATTTCCTACTGGCGAGATGCTCAGCCTTGAGCGCAGACAAACCTTGCTGGACTGGGCACATCGGCATGATGCCATGATTGTCGAAGATGATTATGATAGTGAATTCCGATATCGTGGAATGCATGTTGAACCGCTAAAAACACTTGATAAAGCAGGTCGTGTTATCTACCTCGGCAGCTTCACAAAAACCTTGCCTTTAGAAGTACGACTTGGCTATGTGGTTCTTCCCCCTACCTTGGCGGATACCTTTAGAAAGGCGCAGGCATTATACGAGCCACGACCCGTCAACCTGATTGAACAACGAGCATTAGCAGCATTTATGACAAGCGGTCAATATGAGCGGCATCTGCGCAGGATGAATCGTCTGTACAGTCGTAAATTCCATCTCTTACTCAAACTGTTGAACCAGCAGCTCTCGACATGGTTTGATTGGGTAGAGAATGAAGCAGGTCTGCACGTGTTTGGCTGGTGGCGAGGTAATGTGACCACTTATGAGGCCTTTCGGGCATCAGCTAGATTACAAGGTGTGGTATACTCAGAAGTCAACAGTTCAACATCTGATGGTACGAAGTATGGGATCTATTTATCTTTTGCACATTTGTCAGATGAACAATTACAGGAAGGCGTATCCAGATTAAAAAATGCCGTGAACACTCCATTGTGA
- a CDS encoding ABC transporter substrate-binding protein produces the protein MSTRFKKGMLFCFIAALVFVLAACSSSKGESNEANNSSQEATKEVAADEKTSGADASGAAQTTYPITVSNYTTENGTWVKKDQTFDKAPERVVANTQGAAELMIRLGLTDKLVGVAALFGSVPEDIADEFKQIPVLAEGYVGKEVTIGASPDLVVGRGGLFEDADWGVGTVSSLNDMGIKTYVQSTSVPDASLDSLYQDITELGEIFNVQANAAAYIETLKARETALSARASAETINYASFSDNGDGTIGIYNGNGDTFIESAMSLINMHNMLINETGTLSLEKLIEINPDALIISRYAGGIDPEQTIEKLLANKQVQNINAVKNKKIYIIDFNNFWGYGDSIFTGVEGLADDLGL, from the coding sequence ATGTCTACACGCTTTAAAAAAGGAATGTTATTTTGCTTTATTGCTGCACTTGTTTTTGTACTTGCAGCCTGTTCCAGTAGTAAGGGTGAAAGCAATGAGGCAAACAATAGCTCACAGGAAGCAACGAAGGAGGTTGCAGCAGATGAGAAGACATCGGGTGCAGACGCTTCAGGTGCAGCTCAAACCACGTATCCGATAACCGTTTCAAATTATACGACAGAGAACGGCACATGGGTGAAGAAGGATCAAACGTTTGACAAGGCACCTGAACGAGTAGTTGCTAATACCCAAGGTGCAGCCGAACTGATGATTCGCCTTGGTCTGACAGACAAGCTTGTAGGTGTAGCTGCACTGTTTGGAAGTGTACCTGAAGATATCGCTGATGAATTCAAACAAATTCCTGTGCTGGCTGAAGGTTATGTGGGCAAGGAAGTGACCATAGGTGCTTCTCCTGACCTGGTTGTGGGGCGTGGTGGATTGTTTGAGGATGCAGATTGGGGTGTTGGTACAGTAAGCAGCTTGAATGATATGGGGATCAAAACGTATGTACAAAGCACCAGTGTTCCTGATGCATCGTTAGATAGCCTGTATCAGGATATTACTGAATTAGGTGAGATATTCAACGTACAAGCGAATGCAGCCGCATATATTGAGACGCTAAAAGCACGCGAGACTGCATTGTCGGCCCGAGCTAGCGCTGAAACGATCAACTATGCATCTTTTTCGGATAATGGTGATGGAACGATTGGAATCTACAACGGAAATGGAGATACGTTTATTGAAAGTGCAATGTCATTAATCAATATGCATAATATGCTGATTAATGAAACCGGCACACTCAGTCTGGAGAAGCTAATCGAGATTAATCCGGATGCCCTGATTATTTCCAGGTATGCTGGTGGCATTGATCCTGAACAGACAATTGAAAAACTGCTGGCCAACAAGCAGGTACAGAACATCAATGCAGTTAAAAACAAGAAAATCTACATTATTGATTTCAACAACTTCTGGGGCTACGGAGATTCCATCTTCACAGGTGTTGAAGGGCTCGCTGATGATCTCGGGTTGTAA